The sequence below is a genomic window from Nostoc flagelliforme CCNUN1.
TGTTACCGAGAAGAGGACTTTTCAAACAACCTCTTAAAGGAAGAGAGAAATAGAAGCGAGGTTTTCCAGATGCCGTGACTCAGGACGGCTTATGTGGTGTTCGCCTAACGAGACTTAATAAAAATACCTTTAAGAGGTATTACTATACAAAACAGTCCCTCTCCGAATCGGAGAGGGACAGACTTGAACTAAATTTCAAGTCTGGGAGAGGTTCATCAAACTTACGAATTACGAATTGTTAATGACCTTCGTAGGGAATTTTGAAAGAAGTCTGATCGCTGACTTCTGGCGATCAGACTTCTGTGATTTGCAATTAGAGCGTACTCCTACACAGGAGCAAGCTACGCATAGCGCCTTGCCCTGAGCTTGTCGAAGGGTCTCATAGAGAAGCGATAAGCACTATTAAGCTTCTGGAATTTGTTCACCAACCACTTGTGATTTAAGAGTGGTGATTTCACTAGTTAACTCTTTCCTGGTTGAGGCTTTGAGTAAATAGCGGTAAACAAACCAGGCAGAGTAACCAATACCGATCAACTCAAAAGTAGGTGCTACCAATGGGATATCATTCAAAGCATCTAATATTGCCAAGAGTACTTTAACCCCAACAATTGATCCCACAATTAAACCAACAGTGATCAGGGGTTGCTTATATTGATTGAAGAAGCTTCCCAGATATTCTGGCAATGTTGCTAAAAAGCTAGAAATTTGCTCACCATATTTTTGCCATTCATCTTGAGACTGTGCGGGAGGCTGGAGTTTGGTGATGGTTCCTGTTTGGCTGTTGATCTCTGCCACTGTAGTCTCTTTGGATGCGGTTTCGGTAAATTCTTGTTCTGGCATTTTCACTCCTATATATTTGACAGTTGAGTTTTTCTAATCTGGATAATTACAACCAAAAGGCTGTTGATTAGGTAATGCACAAGTGCATTTGTACAATTGCGTAAAGGGCACAAAAGGGTTTTAGTGTCCTATAACTATAATTGCCCCGTAATATCTACTGCATCAACTACAAGGTAGACACTCAGGATGAGGATAGAACTAAGAAGGCAGCAGGATGTATTCTGATCAGCTTTCTGAGTTCTTTTCTTGAATCAAGTGGAATCCTCTGGTTGTGATTATCCCATTCCGTGTCATTCGCTCATAATCGTACTAAATTTAAGTACAAATCTGGCAAAAATCAGCCCACCTCTCATTTATATAAGCCTAAAACCCGATTTTAGCCGATATTAAAGCTATCTTAAGCCGCATTCGTCAATTAGCGCATTCGTATTGATATTAATACGTATTGAATGAGGCAGAGGAGCAAATCATCCTTTTATTCGACACTTCGGCAAAGTCTTACAGTGAGGCTGCCGAACTGCTCAGTAACCACCCTGGATGACTTGGAGCCACTGAACTCTCGTAAAGAGCGAGAAGCTGACGCAACAGTACGGCCTGCCCTGATTGGTCGCGCCAGTTCTTACTGATCGCCCTTGGCGTCTCCCCTTGGAAGAGTCAGTTTTCCGTAAGCTCGAACTGCCTTCCTCGATCAAAATTTTTGTGTGTTCACACAGACTAAACTTTTAAGCCATTTATTTTATGATGTTCCTCTTTTGGAGATCAGGGAGCAGGGGAAACAGGGGAGACTTGGAAGGTGACAAGAGGTGAAAACTTGCAACAAGTCTTCCCCTTGTCCCCAAGTCCTCTTTCCAATGCCCCATGCCTACTTGCCCTGAGCGACTCGTGCCGAGGTGAGCAAAGCCGAGGTAAGCCGAAGGGATGTCCAATGCTCAACGAATGTCATAGCTTTTATTTTTTTTCCTGATTGTATTAATTTTATAAGGAAGCAGTTAAGGTAGAGTAGTGCCATACTGATGGCAAGAACTCATTATTATCAACCGCATATTGAGGAAAGTGTTGTGGTAAGAAGAAGACAGTCTCAGATAGGTCATTAATGCAAGGAATTATTTGTTGCTGCTGAAAAAAGTGAATTCTATTCGCTCTCAGTAAGTGTACTTAGGATCATTGCTATCAAAACTACTCATGCTATACTAAGTTTATATTAATTATGTAGTAAGTAATGATTTGCTATCGCTATAAAAGAAGATAATGTAAATGTTAATCACCAATTAAAGTGTTTGCACAAGCTAAACTGATTTGGTGATTTTTGCGGGAAGGCAAGGAGGTTTGAGAAATGCCTTCCTCAAAAGCCAACCCCTATCGACAGCAGTTCAGAAAGCAAAAAAGTGTCAGCCGAAGAGCGATCGACAGACGAACTCCCGACCATAGAATTTCCCTCACGAGGGAAGCTCAAAGCCAGTTCTTGGCGCATCCATCAAAAAATTGGCTATGGGTACTTTGTAGCTATCGGAATTGGCTTTTTTGGCTCACTGACTGGGTTAGTGATCGCCAATTACTACCGGGGAAGGGAAGTCAGGCAATTCAATCAAGCATACGAACAAGGGCAACTACTGAGTAATTATAAAGATGCAGTAGTCGGGGCGCAGTTACATAGCTCTAACTTAGTTGCTGTATTGGAAAATTCACAACAGCTACAAACCAAAAAAGCCGATTTTCTGAAGAATGTTGAAAAAGCCAAGCAATTAGAGTCAAGAATTGGCGGATTTATTGACAGTAAACCTAAAAGACTAGCAGCAACAAGTTCGACTTTACAGACGTTATTGCTGGATTACAAGACAAATTTAAAAGCTTACGTTGACAAAATAGAGGTCGTCTTACAGAAAATTGACTCTCAACAAGTGCAGCCTCAGCAGATTTCCTCTGCCCGATCGCAGTTATTAACAATTATGCGTGGTCAAACAGCCATGCGGCTAGACCAGCTTTCTCAAAGCTTGACTAACATCCTGCAAACTGCCCAAGAACAAGAGCAAGAAAGGCAAAAAGCTGTTGAGCAGGCAAAAATAGTTGAGCGATTGATCGTGATCGTGAGTATGCTGGTTTCGGTAGCGATCGCAGCCATTGTAGCTTGGCGTACCAGTCGAGCGATCGCTGAACCAGTTATCACTGTCACCCAAGTAGCGGAGCAAGTTGCAAGGAAACATAATTTCGATTTGCGAGCGCCTGTCACCACTGAAGATGAAATTGGCCTACTCGCCAAATCTCTAAATCGTCTAATTGAGCGAGTATCTGAGCGAACAAAAGAACTACAACAAGCTAAAGAATTAGCCGAAGCTGCTAGCAAAGCAAAAAGCGTATTTTTAGCCAATGTCAGCCACGAATTACGCACGCCATTAAATGCTGTCATTGGCTTAAGTCAACTTCTAGAAGACGACGCTACCGATCTTGGTTTATCGGCAGACTTTATTACAGATTTAGAAACAATTAACGCTGCTGGTAAGCATCTACTGCACTTGATTAACGAAATCCTCGACTTGTCAAAAATTGAAGCGGGGAAAATGACCCTCTATCCAGAGACATTCGAGATTGCGACGCTGATTCATAATGTTGTCCTCACAGTCAAACCAGCTATAGAAAAAAATGCCAATGTTTTAGAAGTGCATTTTGATGAGCAACTTGGCATGATGTACGCCGATCAAACTAGGATGCGGCAGGTGTTGTTAAACTTACTAAGCAACGCCAGTAAGTTTACTACAAACGGTAAGGTGACGTTGACAGTCAACAGAGAAAAGGATGAATTCCGACCGGAGGCTCCTTTGGGGATGATTACTTTCACTGTTACTGACACAGGCATAGGCATGTCTCAAGGTCAACAGCAGCAGTTATTTAAACCTTTTACACAAGGAGATACCTCGACTACGAAAAAGTATGGAGGTACGGGACTGGGGTTAGCAATTAGCCGTCACTTTTGCCAGATGATGGGTGGTGAGATTATTGTCAAAAGTCAGCCGGGAGTCGGTTCTACTTTTACCATTCGTCTGCCAATGACTGTGCAGGATTAAAGGAAGATGGGGCATGGGGCATTGGGCACTTGCTTGTACTGAGCGATTCGTGCCGAGCATCTCGACTTACTTCGACTACGCTCAGTACAAGTCGCTCGATGGAAGCGGACAAGTCCATTCGTTCAGAACACAAGTCCATTCGTTCAGAACACAAGTCCATTCGTTCAGAACACAAGTCCGTTCTCAACCATTTGTTCTCTAGTATCGTGTAATTACTGAGCTAATAATTCGATATCGTTACATAAAATGTAGTAAGCGGCTCTAGCCCTACTTTTATAGCGGTTCTCGAATGCAAGCAATACACAATAGGGCACAGCATTGCTGTGCCCCTACGAATTGTCTGTATTCTATGCAATTAAGAACCGCTATATCCAACTTAAATGCTCATTAGCTTATCAGTGAACAGCAAACAGTTTTTCAGTTGGGAATCAGAGTATCCAACAATTTTTGAATTTTGAATTGTTGGTAATCCTCTGCTGAATTAGGTAATAATAGTCACCCTCCCTGTATCCAAATCGTAACGACCTCCGACAATTTTTAATTTGCCCGATCGCACTTGCTCAGTTAAAAGCTGCGATCGCTCCAACTGTTCAATTTGATATTGCACATTGGCCACCACAGCATTCTCAACCGCGTCACCCGGCTGACTCTTGACCTTTTCCACTGCTGGCTTAATTGCCTTCACAAAGGTACTAATATCACCGAGTAACGATTCGTTTTGGACAGCTGCGGTTACAGCCCCGCAACGTTCATGGCCCATCACCATCAATAGCGGAGAAGTTAACAAGACAACCGCATATTCAATACTACCGATCGCTTCATGTGTAGCGATATTTCCGGCAATCCGAATATCAAAAATGTCTCCAATGCCCTGATCAAAAACAATTTCTGCGGGTACTCGTGAATCCGCACAACTAAGAATAGTTGCAAATGGATGTTGAGCTTGAGCAACTTCCTGCAACCGCAGTGCAGATTGATCGGGGTATTGGGGTTGATGAGCAACAAATCGCTGATTCCCCTCCATCAGCTTTTGCAATGCTGCATCGGGATTGAGGGATTCAGAGGAAGTTGAGGGTATGTTGGCAGCTTTAGCCTGTTCCACCCGCCAAAGTAAATCGCTGGCGGATAGCATCATTCCAAACGCACCAGTCATTCCCAACTTCAAAAAGTCACGACGTTCCATGAAATGCTTCATTGAATTTATAATCTTACATCGACGCTACACATCTGACAGAGCGAACTTCCATCACATCGGAAACGTAACAAGTACCTCCAAACTTATTAAGGAGTGGTTTAATATTTTCTACAACCCGCTTGAGTTCTTCTGGCATACAAAACGCGAGAATGTAAACATTATCAAGCATGGTCATGTCTAAATCTTCTGTCGTTCCTAGTAATCCTTTACCAGCAACATTTCGGATTACGGCATGGTTATGTACACCCGACTTGTCTAAACTATCTAAAATTTTGGCAAGCTCAAAGGAATTGGCGATAATTTCTATCTTTTTAACTACGTGCATATTATTACCTCCAAAATAGGTTAATTCCGTAGAGATATAACGGAATTCCCACAATAATATTGAACGGGAATGTTACTGCTAGAGCGGTTGAAACATACAGGCTGGGATTTGCTTCGGGAACAGTCATCCGCATAGCCGCAGGGACAGCGATGTAAGAAGCACTGGCACACAATACAGCGAATAACAGCGAATCTCCGCGAGGCATACCGATCAATTTGGCAATTACCAACCCAATGCCTGCATTGAGTATAGGAATTAGTATGGCAAATAAAATTAGGAAAACTCCGGTTTTTTGCAAGTCTTTAATTCTTCTCGCAGCGACTAGTCCCATGTCCAGTAAAAAGAAGGTGAGAACGCCATAAAACAACCCTTGAGTAAAGGGTTCTAATACGTGCCAACCGCGTTCTCCTGTCAAGACACCGATCAAGAGACTACCGACTAATAGAAAAACTGAACTATTAAGAAATGCTTCTTGCAAAACTTCCGGCCACGATAAGTCCCGCTTTCCATCGACGGTGAATATATTCACCAAAATTAGACCAACTATAATCGCTGGGGATTCCATCAGGGCAAGGGCTGCCACCATGTAACCATCAAAAGGAATGCCAAGCTCAGTCAAAAAAGCGCTAGCCGTGATGAAGGTGACGGCACTGATAGAACCGTAGGTTGCTGCGATCGCAGCCGCATCGTAAGTATCCAATTTCCACTTCAAGATAAAAAAGGTGTAAATTGGAACAACACAAGCCATCATCATTGCTGCTGCGAGTGTTAGAACGACTTCCTGAGTTACACCGCTTTTGATTAGTTCTACACCTCCCTTAAAACCAATGGCAAACAGCAGATACAACGAAAAGAGTTTGGGCATTGGTGCGGGAATTTCTAAATCAGACTTGACAAAAACAGCAGTCATGCCTAAAAAGAAAAACAGGATTGGCGGATTCAAAATATTGGATACAATTAAGCTGATATCCATATCCACTCCTCCTTGTATTGGTTAAACCTGAAATTAAAGAAATTTTTCATCTTTAAAAATTTAACGGTTGAATCATGATGTATCGTGTGTTGGTACCCAATGTCAATTGGGTACTCAAGGAGTGAATAGTCCTATTGGTGACAATACTCTCGGTTAGGTATTACAGCGTTTGTCAAGCAAATAAACTACACGCTACGGAACATTGAGGTGTCCCTACGAAAATTTTTAGAGTCAATTTATGTAGACGCAGAGCGGCTTCCCGCAGGGTATTGCCCCTACTATTGACAACAGAACAAGTGAAAGATTGCCCAATATTTTTATAATTTTTGATTCCCCGTCGCTGATTTTACGACACAACGCGCAGGAATAACTGGTCGCTAACTTATCTACATAGAAAAGTTAACGTATTGTCGTGGCAATTAATGAATTGCCACAATACAAACCTTGTCTAAATGGCAGTATTTTTATATTTACAACAATTTAGTAAATCCCGCTTGCTCAAAATGACGGTCAGATGTAAAGGCTTGAGTAATCCCCTCCTGTGTCATCACCGCAAAGCTAATACAGTCAGTTAGTCCCCAATCTTTATCAGGACGCTGGCTGTATAACATCCAACCTTCATCCAGCAATTTTTGATCGAAAGGGATGATTTGCACACTTTTTAAAACTCTCAAACTGTTGATGAAAGCAACTGTCTGAATACGGCTGACTGGTGTACACAGAGCATCTGCAACCTCCAATAGTACAAACTCTGTTGTCACTAAAAGCGTTTCTAAGCGCAGAAGTCTATCCATTACCTCACTTGCCTGGTGATGAAGATTATCTCTAACATTAAGAAGGGCAATCCAGGCGGCTGTATCTACAAAAACTTTCGTCAAGGTTATGATTCTCGCTTTGGCATTCCATAGAGATAATGGTCATGCTGGTGTGCCAAATCGTTAATATCTGTATCAACTGCACAGTTTTTAATCAACTGCCTCAGTTTATCCCAATCGGAGTCTTCTGGCGTTGCTGGCTCAGGTGTGTGGTTTTCTTCAACAAACACGATGATAACTGACTGCCCCTCATGCCCTTCAATTGGTTCGTTAGGATGAACCACACCGTTTTGGAATGTGCCTTTGACTGACAGCATAGCTTTTTCTTACTTCTACATAAATCATGATAGAGTACCATTCTGGTTAAGAATATTCCCACACAATCTTTATTGACCAAGTTTCGTTAAGATATTGTAACCTGGGCAATAGCAACTCTCTATTGATGTGACGCCAGGCAATCGCTTTTTCACATCCATGACAACAACCATCGACTTTCTCAGTCACCTTAACCCTAGCCAACGTCAAGCTGTCGAACATTACTGCGGCCCGTTGCTAGTTGTTGCTGGCGCAGGTTCCGGTAAAACACGAGCGCTGACTTATCGCATTGCGAATCTAATTCTGAAAC
It includes:
- a CDS encoding sensor histidine kinase; amino-acid sequence: MSAEERSTDELPTIEFPSRGKLKASSWRIHQKIGYGYFVAIGIGFFGSLTGLVIANYYRGREVRQFNQAYEQGQLLSNYKDAVVGAQLHSSNLVAVLENSQQLQTKKADFLKNVEKAKQLESRIGGFIDSKPKRLAATSSTLQTLLLDYKTNLKAYVDKIEVVLQKIDSQQVQPQQISSARSQLLTIMRGQTAMRLDQLSQSLTNILQTAQEQEQERQKAVEQAKIVERLIVIVSMLVSVAIAAIVAWRTSRAIAEPVITVTQVAEQVARKHNFDLRAPVTTEDEIGLLAKSLNRLIERVSERTKELQQAKELAEAASKAKSVFLANVSHELRTPLNAVIGLSQLLEDDATDLGLSADFITDLETINAAGKHLLHLINEILDLSKIEAGKMTLYPETFEIATLIHNVVLTVKPAIEKNANVLEVHFDEQLGMMYADQTRMRQVLLNLLSNASKFTTNGKVTLTVNREKDEFRPEAPLGMITFTVTDTGIGMSQGQQQQLFKPFTQGDTSTTKKYGGTGLGLAISRHFCQMMGGEIIVKSQPGVGSTFTIRLPMTVQD
- a CDS encoding sodium-dependent bicarbonate transport family permease is translated as MDISLIVSNILNPPILFFFLGMTAVFVKSDLEIPAPMPKLFSLYLLFAIGFKGGVELIKSGVTQEVVLTLAAAMMMACVVPIYTFFILKWKLDTYDAAAIAATYGSISAVTFITASAFLTELGIPFDGYMVAALALMESPAIIVGLILVNIFTVDGKRDLSWPEVLQEAFLNSSVFLLVGSLLIGVLTGERGWHVLEPFTQGLFYGVLTFFLLDMGLVAARRIKDLQKTGVFLILFAILIPILNAGIGLVIAKLIGMPRGDSLLFAVLCASASYIAVPAAMRMTVPEANPSLYVSTALAVTFPFNIIVGIPLYLYGINLFWR
- a CDS encoding CAAD domain-containing protein, translated to MPEQEFTETASKETTVAEINSQTGTITKLQPPAQSQDEWQKYGEQISSFLATLPEYLGSFFNQYKQPLITVGLIVGSIVGVKVLLAILDALNDIPLVAPTFELIGIGYSAWFVYRYLLKASTRKELTSEITTLKSQVVGEQIPEA
- a CDS encoding P-II family nitrogen regulator, with protein sequence MHVVKKIEIIANSFELAKILDSLDKSGVHNHAVIRNVAGKGLLGTTEDLDMTMLDNVYILAFCMPEELKRVVENIKPLLNKFGGTCYVSDVMEVRSVRCVASM
- a CDS encoding type II toxin-antitoxin system VapC family toxin is translated as MTKVFVDTAAWIALLNVRDNLHHQASEVMDRLLRLETLLVTTEFVLLEVADALCTPVSRIQTVAFINSLRVLKSVQIIPFDQKLLDEGWMLYSQRPDKDWGLTDCISFAVMTQEGITQAFTSDRHFEQAGFTKLL
- a CDS encoding carbonic anhydrase, with the protein product MERRDFLKLGMTGAFGMMLSASDLLWRVEQAKAANIPSTSSESLNPDAALQKLMEGNQRFVAHQPQYPDQSALRLQEVAQAQHPFATILSCADSRVPAEIVFDQGIGDIFDIRIAGNIATHEAIGSIEYAVVLLTSPLLMVMGHERCGAVTAAVQNESLLGDISTFVKAIKPAVEKVKSQPGDAVENAVVANVQYQIEQLERSQLLTEQVRSGKLKIVGGRYDLDTGRVTIIT